The Mesorhizobium koreense genome includes a window with the following:
- a CDS encoding lytic murein transglycosylase, translating to MSVRLMSRRRFGTTLAASGLLLALDMATPAFADSGFDRWVASFRTTALKSGVSAATYDRAFRNIPGPDPEVLEKAHSQPEFTAPMWDYFDNRVQDESIANGRDMARKWKPWLDRIEARFGVDRYILLAIWSMETNYGETLKNDKVMRNVVRSLATLAYADRTRAKFARTQLVAALKILQHHDIDPDHFMGSWAGAMGHTQFIPTSYQAYAVDMDGNGRRDIWNSVPDALATAANLLHRNGWQIGKTWGYEVVLPEGRKFPSGSLSLDKWASLGLKRANGKDFPRGSDTAVLKVPDGRAGPAFLMLKNFYVIKRYNNADKYALAVGLLADEIAGYGGLVHDWNRPFVKLTFEEREELQQRLQSYGYYDGKIDGRIGSGSRDAIKAYQARAGLAQDGHPSKEVLTSLRSR from the coding sequence ATGTCCGTCCGCCTCATGTCCAGACGACGCTTTGGCACCACCCTCGCCGCCTCGGGCCTGCTGCTGGCGCTCGATATGGCTACCCCCGCCTTCGCCGATTCCGGCTTCGATCGCTGGGTCGCCTCGTTTCGCACGACTGCGCTGAAGAGCGGCGTTTCCGCGGCTACCTACGACCGTGCCTTCCGCAACATCCCCGGTCCTGACCCGGAAGTGCTCGAAAAGGCACACTCCCAGCCGGAATTTACTGCTCCCATGTGGGACTACTTCGACAATCGGGTGCAGGACGAATCGATTGCCAACGGCAGGGATATGGCGCGCAAATGGAAGCCTTGGCTCGACCGGATCGAGGCCAGGTTCGGCGTCGACCGCTACATCCTCCTCGCCATCTGGTCGATGGAGACGAATTACGGCGAGACGCTGAAGAACGACAAGGTGATGCGCAACGTCGTGCGTTCGCTGGCGACGCTAGCCTACGCCGACCGCACGCGCGCTAAATTCGCACGCACGCAGCTTGTCGCGGCGCTGAAGATCCTGCAGCATCACGACATCGACCCCGATCACTTCATGGGCTCGTGGGCCGGTGCGATGGGGCATACGCAATTCATCCCTACCAGCTACCAGGCCTATGCCGTCGATATGGACGGCAACGGCCGGCGCGATATCTGGAATTCCGTTCCGGATGCGCTGGCGACCGCAGCAAACCTGCTCCACCGCAACGGTTGGCAGATCGGCAAGACCTGGGGCTACGAGGTGGTTCTGCCGGAAGGCCGCAAATTCCCCTCCGGCTCGCTCAGCCTCGACAAATGGGCCTCTCTTGGCTTGAAGCGCGCGAACGGCAAGGATTTTCCACGTGGCTCCGACACCGCGGTGCTCAAGGTGCCCGACGGTCGTGCCGGCCCGGCCTTTCTGATGCTCAAGAACTTCTACGTCATCAAGCGCTACAACAATGCCGACAAGTACGCGCTCGCTGTCGGCCTTCTCGCCGACGAGATCGCCGGCTATGGCGGCCTCGTGCATGACTGGAACCGGCCCTTCGTCAAGCTGACATTCGAGGAGCGGGAAGAATTGCAGCAAAGGCTGCAGTCCTATGGCTATTACGACGGCAAGATCGACGGCCGCATCGGCTCCGGCTCGCGCGACGCAATCAAAGCCTATCAGGCACGGGCCGGCTTGGCGCAGGACGGCCATCCGAGCAAGGAAGTGCTGACGAGCTTGCGAAGCCGGTAG
- the tssB gene encoding type VI secretion system contractile sheath small subunit produces the protein MPAESKAKVIERNRAPRVQIAYDVETYGSPTTIELPFVMGVMADLAGASQTKEAAKTVQDRAFVETDANRFPKFMEALAPRVKARVKNTLPQAEGKERDEELMVDLTFTRMGDFAPDKIAEQVPQLAEILKMRRQLVELLGFMDGRVDAEKRIAQLLNNEPLLGKIASQAMSDDDKVEE, from the coding sequence ATGCCCGCAGAAAGCAAAGCAAAGGTCATAGAGCGCAATCGCGCCCCGCGCGTGCAGATCGCCTATGACGTGGAAACCTACGGCAGCCCGACGACGATCGAACTCCCCTTCGTCATGGGCGTGATGGCGGACCTCGCCGGCGCCTCGCAAACGAAAGAAGCGGCAAAAACGGTCCAGGACCGTGCCTTCGTCGAAACCGATGCCAACCGTTTCCCCAAATTCATGGAGGCGCTGGCGCCGCGCGTGAAGGCGCGCGTCAAGAACACGCTTCCGCAGGCGGAAGGCAAGGAGCGCGACGAGGAACTGATGGTCGACCTGACCTTCACGAGGATGGGCGATTTCGCCCCCGACAAGATCGCGGAGCAGGTGCCGCAACTGGCGGAAATCCTTAAGATGCGGCGGCAACTCGTGGAACTGCTCGGCTTCATGGACGGCCGCGTGGATGCCGAAAAACGCATCGCTCAATTGCTCAACAATGAGCCGCTGCTTGGGAAGATCGCGTCCCAGGCGATGTCGGACGACGACAAGGTCGAGGAGTAG
- a CDS encoding MbcA/ParS/Xre antitoxin family protein: MGFAQYADDGVFAPRRIAEAFRTTSEEVAHTAGLGKDAIQRKERIRSSKTQRRLREMIEVINKVEPRFGSALIAYAWYRSEPLPGFSGQTAMQLVRSGRAEDVLDYIDAVDAGVHA, translated from the coding sequence ATGGGTTTCGCCCAATATGCGGACGACGGGGTTTTCGCCCCACGCCGGATTGCGGAAGCCTTCCGGACGACAAGCGAGGAAGTCGCCCACACGGCCGGCCTGGGCAAGGATGCGATCCAGCGCAAGGAACGGATCCGCTCAAGCAAGACGCAGCGGCGTCTGCGCGAGATGATCGAAGTCATCAACAAGGTAGAGCCGCGCTTCGGTTCTGCACTGATAGCCTATGCCTGGTATCGTTCGGAGCCGCTTCCGGGATTTTCCGGCCAGACGGCGATGCAGTTAGTGCGCAGCGGCAGAGCCGAAGACGTGCTCGACTATATTGATGCGGTCGATGCCGGCGTGCATGCCTGA
- the tssA gene encoding type VI secretion system protein TssA: MVDLALWLSPLDGENPSGEDLRNHPRFHELERLAEPQIKIDYDDHNKPSSQTSIPVDWATVLETAEELRPRGRDLRLLTILARALAGENGLAGVAEGLTLIGQNLETHWDSIHPGLRPGGSPADSALRRVNALRDLQNRNGGLLGDLQGRTFFSVAAIGPVTGRDLEQCALDERTVLQEAASGLNASEKAELAATHARLIGRVRGACAALADNNPDELAAFREDGRAALSALDAVDMALNRRLESSGPVLPEFRKFLERIVTTLERTGPKSAKPNGVAKADEKPTEASEALDRRAPAFAQEQGNGGSTTMLPDRIGSREEVVKCLDLVVDFYDRTEPSSPIPHLARRVRKMVHMDFVELMEDLAPSGLKEFRLLAGLTDSKKTAQ, translated from the coding sequence GTGGTTGATCTCGCTCTCTGGCTCAGCCCATTGGACGGTGAGAATCCGTCAGGGGAGGATTTGCGCAATCATCCGCGCTTTCATGAGCTGGAGCGGCTGGCGGAGCCGCAAATCAAGATCGATTATGACGACCATAACAAGCCGTCCTCCCAAACGAGCATTCCGGTAGACTGGGCGACCGTTCTCGAAACGGCGGAAGAATTGCGCCCACGCGGCCGCGATCTCCGGTTGCTTACCATACTGGCGCGGGCGCTTGCCGGCGAAAACGGACTGGCCGGCGTTGCCGAAGGGCTGACCCTGATCGGCCAAAACCTCGAAACCCACTGGGACAGCATCCATCCCGGACTGCGCCCGGGCGGATCGCCGGCCGATTCCGCATTGCGCAGGGTCAACGCGCTCAGGGACCTGCAGAACAGGAACGGCGGATTGCTCGGCGACCTGCAGGGCCGGACCTTCTTCTCGGTCGCGGCAATCGGTCCAGTGACGGGACGCGATCTCGAACAATGCGCACTGGACGAGCGGACCGTCCTGCAAGAGGCAGCCTCGGGGCTCAATGCTTCGGAGAAAGCCGAACTGGCGGCCACCCATGCCAGATTGATCGGACGCGTGCGCGGGGCATGCGCCGCGCTCGCCGACAATAATCCGGACGAACTGGCGGCATTCAGGGAAGACGGGCGAGCCGCGCTGTCGGCTCTCGATGCGGTCGACATGGCGCTCAACCGTCGGCTGGAATCGTCGGGACCTGTCCTGCCGGAGTTCAGGAAGTTCCTGGAAAGGATCGTAACGACGCTGGAGCGGACCGGTCCCAAATCGGCAAAGCCGAACGGCGTCGCCAAAGCCGATGAAAAGCCGACGGAGGCTTCGGAAGCTCTCGATCGCCGCGCACCGGCCTTCGCGCAAGAGCAAGGCAACGGAGGAAGCACGACGATGCTACCGGACAGGATCGGATCGCGCGAAGAGGTCGTCAAATGCCTCGACCTCGTGGTGGATTTCTATGACCGCACCGAACCCTCGAGCCCCATCCCGCATCTGGCTCGCCGCGTCCGCAAGATGGTGCACATGGACTTCGTCGAGCTCATGGAAGACCTCGCGCCGTCCGGTCTCAAGGAATTCCGGCTTCTCGCCGGTCTTACCGACAGCAAGAAAACTGCCCAATGA
- a CDS encoding SGNH/GDSL hydrolase family protein produces the protein MRRFPIRALKACRVAAALVLAFSLLAFASQASAEPPRSPEQARQMYESGWQAQQEQLQRQRRPTRAVKRSRRSEEPIQTDSTEEEPVEKLDDARVVLVVGDFMAAGLADALTDDYAQSARVKVVDGTKGSSGLVRDDFYDWPKEIGQIMESAKPSVVVVMLGANDRQAMTTGTAKELPRSDAWTAEYVKRVEALTKTVRDRKVPLVWVGQPAFKYASMSSDMLAFDDIYQRVAEAAGGEYVDIWDGFVDENGAFRFTGPDVNGQPVRLRSDDGITLSKAGKRKVAFYVEKPLNKILGSAAAPGAGLQPNALPGTGPADLLPSHDRTAPISLSAPPVDENSDLLGSKIAAKPGIARTAAERLTIEGISPSSPPGRADDFGGADGAASASPPLPDVPIPPAGSSPTIEKRLDATGAVKP, from the coding sequence ATGCGGCGCTTCCCGATCCGTGCCCTGAAGGCCTGCCGCGTTGCGGCCGCCCTTGTCCTTGCCTTTTCGCTGCTGGCCTTTGCGTCACAAGCGAGCGCCGAGCCTCCACGCAGCCCCGAGCAAGCACGCCAGATGTACGAGAGCGGCTGGCAAGCCCAGCAGGAGCAGCTTCAGCGACAGCGACGCCCGACGCGGGCGGTAAAGCGCAGCCGCCGCTCCGAAGAGCCGATCCAGACCGACAGTACCGAAGAAGAGCCGGTCGAGAAACTGGACGATGCCCGGGTCGTGCTGGTTGTCGGCGATTTCATGGCGGCCGGCCTGGCGGATGCGCTCACCGACGACTATGCGCAATCCGCGCGCGTGAAGGTCGTCGACGGAACCAAGGGTTCGTCCGGTCTGGTCCGCGACGATTTCTACGATTGGCCGAAGGAAATCGGTCAGATCATGGAATCGGCCAAACCGTCGGTGGTCGTGGTCATGCTGGGCGCCAACGACCGTCAGGCCATGACGACCGGAACGGCAAAAGAACTACCGCGCTCGGATGCTTGGACGGCCGAATACGTCAAGCGCGTTGAAGCGCTGACCAAGACGGTCAGGGATCGCAAGGTTCCCCTCGTCTGGGTAGGTCAGCCCGCCTTCAAATATGCCTCGATGTCGTCCGACATGCTTGCCTTCGACGACATTTATCAGCGTGTCGCCGAAGCCGCGGGAGGTGAGTATGTGGACATCTGGGACGGCTTCGTGGACGAGAATGGGGCATTCCGATTCACCGGCCCCGACGTCAACGGGCAGCCGGTCCGCCTGCGCTCCGACGACGGCATAACGCTCTCGAAAGCCGGCAAGCGCAAGGTCGCTTTCTATGTCGAGAAGCCCTTGAACAAGATCCTCGGCAGTGCGGCGGCGCCCGGAGCAGGACTTCAGCCGAACGCCCTTCCGGGCACGGGTCCGGCCGACCTGCTCCCTTCTCACGACCGCACGGCGCCGATCTCCCTCTCCGCGCCGCCAGTGGACGAAAACTCCGATCTCCTCGGATCGAAAATCGCCGCCAAACCGGGGATCGCCCGCACAGCGGCCGAGCGCTTGACCATCGAAGGCATATCTCCCTCCTCTCCGCCTGGCCGGGCGGATGATTTCGGGGGAGCGGATGGCGCGGCCTCCGCGTCACCGCCTCTACCCGACGTGCCGATCCCGCCTGCCGGAAGCTCGCCCACTATCGAGAAGAGGCTGGACGCCACCGGCGCGGTCAAGCCCTGA
- a CDS encoding RES family NAD+ phosphorylase, with the protein MHYRGKLYRALNPIHAGEPLSGRGAKLYGGRFNPRGTPALYTSLTVITALREANQVGNLQPTTLVSYDADIDSIFDGRDEAALAAEGMDVAALGDPTWRDRMKADGEAKTQSFGRRLINAGYNGLLVRSYAGGSGVNDMNLVLWRWAHPPSARLILIDDENRLSR; encoded by the coding sequence ATGCACTATAGAGGCAAGCTTTATCGGGCGCTAAACCCGATCCATGCCGGCGAGCCTTTGTCAGGGCGCGGCGCGAAACTCTATGGCGGACGCTTCAATCCGAGAGGCACTCCGGCGCTCTATACCTCGCTGACGGTGATAACGGCGTTGCGCGAGGCCAATCAGGTCGGCAATCTCCAACCCACGACGCTGGTCTCCTATGACGCTGACATCGACAGCATATTCGATGGCCGGGATGAAGCAGCACTCGCAGCCGAGGGCATGGACGTGGCCGCACTTGGCGACCCGACGTGGCGCGACCGGATGAAGGCCGATGGCGAGGCGAAGACGCAAAGCTTTGGCCGGCGCCTGATCAACGCTGGCTATAACGGCCTACTCGTCAGAAGCTATGCCGGCGGTTCCGGCGTCAACGACATGAACCTCGTGCTTTGGAGGTGGGCCCACCCTCCTTCGGCCCGCCTCATCTTGATCGACGATGAAAACCGCCTGTCGCGATAG
- a CDS encoding DUF1328 domain-containing protein produces the protein MLYWALVFLVVAIIAGALGFGGIAGTAAGIAKIIFFIFLIFLVLSLIAGLLRRAR, from the coding sequence ATGCTTTACTGGGCTTTGGTATTTCTGGTCGTTGCGATCATCGCCGGCGCGTTGGGTTTCGGCGGCATCGCAGGCACGGCGGCCGGGATCGCGAAGATCATCTTCTTCATCTTCCTTATCTTTCTGGTTCTCTCGCTCATTGCGGGGCTTCTCCGGCGCGCCAGGTGA
- the tssH gene encoding type VI secretion system ATPase TssH — METSSVRQRRPSQGFKRKELVGKLDATCVRAFKAAADAAKLRGNPYVELVHFIEQLVLSDRSDVQLILADAGADASRLAGDMARAIDKLPYGATSIEEFSDHIFHAIQEAWSLASLEFGTEEVRSGHLILACLRTPALEGIVSKISPEFDRIDADAALGRFSEIVSGSLENASAAAAEQKTEAPRRSPGGDSALAKYATDLTERARDGKIDPVVGRDPEIRQIVDILMRRRQNNPILTGEAGVGKTAVVEGFALRIAQGDVPPSLQGISVRMLDVGLMQAGASVKGEFEKRLKAVIDEVQSSEIPIILFIDEAHTLIGAGGAAGTGDAANLLKPALARGELRTIAATTWAEYKQHIEKDPALTRRFQVVRVEEPSEATAVLMLRGVAGVLEEHHQVQILDEAIEAAVSLSHRYIPARQLPDKAVSLLDTASARVAISQHATPAEVEDILRRKQALEVESGIISREAAIGIDVAGRKARVEAGLADAGTELAAAEDRWEREKKLVREILELRARLRSGGVPLDREETAVEGAAVESAVASGSGSESPALPTGAPAAADDVSGGEAAEPYDPAADLARLRELMAELDAAQGETPLILPSVDRNAVAAVVQDWTGIPTGRMLSSQTEKALRLATTLAERVVGQDHAMEMIARRVQTSRAGLGAPEKPVGVFLLCGPSGVGKTETALALAETLYGGEQNLISINMSEFQEAHTVSTLKGAPPGYVGYGKGGILTEAVRRKPYSVILLDEVEKAHPDVHEIFFQVFDKGMMDDSEGRRIDFKNTLILLTSNVGSDVIMEMTRGGKVRTGIEDLDAALRTPLLKVFPAAFLGRVVTIPYYPLSDAMIEVIASHQFRKIAHRLRETNDAELVIGEGVLEMIKARCTEIESGGRMIDAILTNTLLPELSRNILKRMIGGEPIARVTVNASPEGFIYAVE; from the coding sequence ATGGAAACGAGCAGCGTTCGACAGCGCAGGCCATCACAGGGTTTCAAGCGCAAGGAGCTGGTTGGAAAGCTCGATGCAACCTGTGTACGTGCGTTCAAGGCTGCGGCCGACGCAGCCAAGCTGAGGGGAAACCCCTATGTCGAGCTTGTCCACTTCATCGAACAACTGGTCCTGTCGGATCGATCGGACGTTCAGCTCATCCTGGCCGATGCGGGGGCGGACGCCAGCCGTCTCGCTGGCGACATGGCGCGCGCCATCGACAAGCTGCCCTACGGAGCAACCTCGATAGAGGAATTCTCCGATCATATCTTCCACGCCATACAGGAGGCGTGGAGCCTTGCCTCGCTTGAGTTCGGCACCGAGGAGGTGCGGAGCGGCCATCTGATCCTGGCCTGCCTCAGGACGCCGGCGCTCGAAGGCATCGTCTCGAAGATAAGCCCGGAATTCGACAGGATCGACGCGGATGCCGCGCTCGGCCGTTTCAGCGAGATCGTTTCGGGCTCTCTCGAAAACGCTTCCGCCGCCGCTGCGGAGCAAAAGACGGAAGCGCCGCGCCGTTCGCCTGGCGGCGATTCCGCGCTGGCGAAATATGCGACCGACCTGACGGAGCGCGCGCGTGACGGCAAGATCGACCCGGTCGTCGGGCGTGATCCGGAGATCCGGCAGATCGTCGATATCCTCATGCGGCGGCGGCAGAACAACCCGATCCTGACCGGCGAGGCGGGCGTGGGGAAAACGGCGGTCGTCGAAGGTTTCGCGCTCAGGATCGCGCAGGGCGACGTGCCCCCGTCGTTGCAAGGCATCAGCGTGCGCATGCTCGATGTCGGTCTCATGCAGGCGGGCGCCAGCGTGAAGGGCGAATTCGAGAAGCGGCTGAAAGCGGTCATCGACGAGGTGCAGTCTTCCGAAATCCCGATCATCCTGTTCATCGACGAGGCTCATACGCTGATCGGCGCCGGCGGAGCGGCGGGAACGGGCGATGCCGCCAATCTCCTGAAGCCGGCATTGGCACGGGGCGAGTTGCGCACCATCGCGGCGACGACGTGGGCCGAATACAAGCAGCATATCGAAAAGGACCCGGCACTGACGCGACGTTTCCAGGTGGTGCGGGTCGAGGAGCCGTCGGAAGCGACGGCGGTGCTGATGCTGCGCGGCGTGGCGGGCGTGCTGGAGGAGCACCACCAGGTGCAGATACTGGACGAGGCGATCGAGGCGGCCGTCTCGCTGTCGCATCGCTATATCCCGGCGCGTCAATTGCCCGACAAGGCGGTCAGCCTACTCGACACCGCCTCGGCGCGGGTCGCGATTTCACAGCATGCGACGCCGGCTGAGGTCGAAGACATATTGCGGCGCAAGCAGGCGCTCGAGGTCGAAAGCGGCATCATAAGCCGCGAGGCAGCGATCGGTATCGATGTGGCCGGGCGCAAGGCGCGGGTCGAGGCCGGGCTGGCGGACGCCGGGACCGAGCTTGCGGCCGCCGAGGACCGCTGGGAGCGCGAGAAGAAGCTGGTCAGGGAAATCCTGGAACTCAGGGCGCGGCTAAGGAGCGGGGGCGTGCCGCTCGATAGGGAAGAAACCGCCGTCGAAGGCGCCGCCGTAGAGTCTGCAGTGGCATCGGGCAGCGGTTCCGAAAGCCCGGCATTGCCGACCGGCGCGCCGGCAGCGGCTGATGATGTCTCCGGCGGCGAAGCGGCCGAACCATACGATCCTGCTGCCGATCTTGCACGGCTCAGGGAGCTTATGGCTGAACTCGACGCAGCGCAGGGCGAGACGCCGCTGATACTTCCCTCCGTCGACCGCAATGCCGTCGCTGCCGTCGTTCAAGACTGGACCGGCATCCCGACCGGGCGCATGCTTTCAAGCCAGACCGAAAAGGCGCTCAGGCTGGCCACGACGCTGGCCGAACGCGTGGTCGGCCAGGACCATGCCATGGAGATGATCGCCAGGCGCGTGCAGACAAGCCGCGCAGGGCTCGGCGCGCCGGAAAAGCCGGTGGGCGTATTCCTGCTTTGCGGCCCGTCCGGTGTCGGCAAGACCGAGACGGCGCTGGCGCTCGCCGAGACGCTCTATGGCGGCGAGCAGAATCTCATCTCGATCAACATGTCGGAGTTTCAGGAAGCACACACCGTCTCGACGCTGAAGGGTGCGCCGCCCGGCTATGTCGGCTACGGCAAGGGCGGTATCCTGACCGAGGCGGTGCGGCGCAAGCCCTATTCGGTCATCCTGCTCGACGAGGTCGAGAAAGCGCATCCGGACGTCCACGAGATTTTCTTCCAGGTCTTCGACAAGGGCATGATGGATGACAGCGAGGGACGGCGTATCGACTTCAAGAACACGCTGATCCTGCTGACCTCCAATGTCGGCTCCGATGTCATCATGGAGATGACCAGGGGGGGAAAGGTACGCACTGGAATAGAGGACCTGGATGCCGCGCTTCGTACGCCGCTGCTGAAAGTCTTCCCCGCGGCTTTTCTAGGCCGTGTCGTGACCATCCCCTATTATCCGCTCTCCGATGCAATGATCGAGGTGATCGCGAGCCACCAGTTCAGGAAGATCGCTCACAGGCTGCGCGAGACCAACGACGCCGAACTGGTGATCGGGGAGGGCGTGCTCGAGATGATCAAGGCGCGCTGTACCGAGATCGAATCCGGTGGCCGGATGATCGACGCTATCCTCACCAACACGCTTCTGCCGGAACTGAGCCGCAATATACTGAAACGGATGATCGGCGGGGAACCGATCGCCCGGGTGACCGTCAACGCCTCGCCGGAAGGCTTCATCTATGCGGTGGAGTAA
- the galU gene encoding UTP--glucose-1-phosphate uridylyltransferase GalU, which translates to MKKIRKAVFPVAGLGTRFLPATKAIPKEMLTVVDRPVIQYVVDEAREAGIEHFIFVTGRNKAVIEDHFDLHFELYDTLERRGKTTQLERLKGMQPDAGQTSFTRQQEPLGLGHAVWCARDLVGDEPFALLLPDMIMETEKSCLKEMVALYGETGNNIVAVQECDPAEAHKYGIVGKGADVHSGFEITGMVEKPAAGTAPSNLFLNGRYILQPEIFAILENQERGAGNEIQLTDAMLKLERLQRFYGYHYKGRTFDCGSPEGFIEANIAFALWNPEMRDRIGALIDELFSEMHPAERQKVAG; encoded by the coding sequence ATGAAAAAAATCCGCAAGGCAGTCTTTCCGGTAGCCGGGCTCGGCACCCGCTTTCTTCCCGCGACCAAGGCCATACCGAAGGAAATGCTCACGGTCGTCGATCGGCCCGTCATCCAGTACGTCGTCGACGAGGCGCGCGAAGCGGGCATCGAGCATTTCATCTTCGTGACCGGGCGCAACAAAGCCGTCATCGAGGATCATTTCGATCTGCATTTCGAGCTTTACGACACGCTGGAGAGGCGCGGTAAGACGACGCAGTTGGAGCGGCTGAAGGGAATGCAGCCGGATGCCGGACAGACCAGTTTCACCCGCCAGCAGGAGCCGCTTGGGCTCGGTCACGCGGTCTGGTGCGCTCGCGATCTGGTCGGCGACGAGCCTTTCGCGCTGCTTTTGCCCGACATGATCATGGAAACCGAGAAAAGCTGCCTGAAAGAGATGGTCGCGCTTTACGGAGAGACCGGCAACAACATCGTCGCGGTGCAGGAATGCGATCCGGCCGAGGCGCACAAATACGGTATCGTCGGGAAGGGCGCCGACGTGCATTCCGGCTTCGAGATCACCGGCATGGTGGAAAAGCCTGCCGCCGGCACCGCGCCCTCGAACCTCTTCCTCAACGGCCGATACATCCTGCAGCCGGAGATCTTCGCCATCCTGGAAAACCAGGAGCGCGGCGCCGGCAACGAGATCCAGCTTACCGACGCCATGCTGAAGCTGGAGCGCTTGCAGCGCTTCTACGGCTACCACTACAAGGGGCGCACATTCGATTGTGGTTCGCCGGAGGGCTTCATCGAAGCGAACATCGCCTTTGCGCTATGGAATCCCGAGATGCGTGACCGGATCGGTGCGCTGATCGATGAACTTTTCAGCGAGATGCATCCGGCCGAACGCCAGAAGGTCGCCGGCTGA